The Cyclopterus lumpus isolate fCycLum1 chromosome 18, fCycLum1.pri, whole genome shotgun sequence nucleotide sequence ATGGAACCTCACCATGCCCTTAGGAGAGACTATCAAAGGCGGTTTCCTGGTGCCAGAGGTAAATCATTGCCAAACACCTGCTTCATAAGTGGACATTTGATCTTGTTGGGTCAAAGTCTACAAAAATATAGTATTTCACGTTGCACTTTACTGGTAATTAAGATTACCAGACACTTATTCAATCCACACCGAACCAGCTGTCCTGTCAATATGATGGGCGGACAAACTGAACTcaagaaaattacatttttatctaTTATATTTGTCTCCATTCATAGCAGGATCATACTGTATGCCAAGTCAAACCTGTCATTTTATAGTGAAACTGTTAGATGAAGTTAATGGGTtcacaacagacagacagcaggagAATTTTATGTTTTGGACAGGTGCCTGTGGAGTTCAAACTAGTCACTATAGTGAGTTGAATTTTTAAAACTGAAAGGTTGTGTAGAGAACATAGTAATGTGTAAATATCTTATAAGCTTATTTATTGACTGCTTTTCCAGGCTTACGTTGTCCTCTTGTCGTCCTCACCTCAGATTGAGCACAAGGTTTCTCACCTGCGTTATGATGTGATTGAGGCCAACTTCTTCAGCGGTACTCTGGCTAATGCCTATGGAATGGATGTGTTGGACCTCCACTTCCAGTTCCGCTTTTCCCTGCAACATCGTACTTGGGACGGAGTCCACTGGAACGCACTTGCCCACCGCAAGATAACATCTCTGCTGTTGGAGCACTCTGCACAGGCCTGGGGTGTTACTATGCAACTGGCTGTTGTGGGTAAGGAGGAAAACTGCCCACACTACACTCTCTCACATTGCAATAGGCCTATTGCAATAATGGGATGgtagtgtttaaaaaaaaaaaaactatgttcTCCAGAACACTTAAAAAATTCACTCCATTAGAATTTGGTgtgacaggtcattgactttaTGGCAACATGACTGTTTGGCAAAGACATACAAATGCAACCCTgttagtttatttaatttaattaggttgacatgttttttcttttagagCATAGCCAGGATTCTTCTCAGCTTCTAGCCAATGAAAATTCCAAACCTGCAGGTAAGAAAGCTAGTGTGATTtagattatttatattttgtttgatTTAACAAAGAGCTAGCAAATATGGGTAAAATATATTACTGGGGATCTTAATTGACTGGACATTAGGACGCGTTTGGGTCTGTCGGTTACTGTAATTGCAAAACATGTCTGTCATCTTAAGGCTTCCACAATTTAATGTCAGGTACTTGTGCAGTAgaagtcattttaaaaaaacagggtCATAGCAAAGTGTCCCCCTCTAACGCCACCCCGACCTCCTATTCACAGAGCGACGCCCATCAAGGAGAAATTTCAGCTCTGGAGAGGAGTTTTCAAATGATTTCCAGCCTTTTAGTTTCTTGAACAACCCGCAGCCACGTGCATATCAACTACCGCCACCCGGCCTAAAAAATGGCAAGTGTTTTTTAAGACCAATGCATCTGTGGGTCTTCTGATCTAGTTATTGGAAATTTCTTTGAGCTGCCATGTCTGCTCTAGACCCTATTAACATATCCTTTATGTTCCGCAGGGTTCAGCTATGGGCCGCCTGACAAGCACCATCAACAGAACGTGATGAGGAGGCGACATGTCAGACACCACTATGCTCCATACACCCATCCGAATCATGGCCAAAACAGCCACCATGGTCATCATGGTCATGACGGCCATCATGGCTATCATGGCCATCACGGCTATCATAGCCACCATGGCCACGACAGCCACCATGGCCACTACAGCCATAATggccaccactactactactgaggcaGGTAGTTTTTACAAGATTCAGATATGGTTCAGTTCCACTAATTGATATTACTGCAGTTTCTTTCCTCAGTATTAATCCTCAAATGACATCATTCGCACAGATTTTATTTCAGTGAATGACATGCATATTGATAATTTCTTATATTGTAAATTGGTAGTCTTCTGGTTTAATTAAATTTGTTTGTAGTTCTGGaaccaaacatttattttaaa carries:
- the LOC117748137 gene encoding PC-esterase domain-containing protein 1A-like: MNCVSHRQASQLLHNKFIVVLGDSIQRAVYKDIVLLLQKEKFLSTSQLKRKGEECFEQDCLVEGGSLNRLHNGTGYREVRQFQSAHHLVRFYFVTRVYSPYMRSILEDFRNGLKPDVIIFNSCVWDISRYNSSWLENYRENLCTFFAELRKIVPQETLAIWNLTMPLGETIKGGFLVPEIEHKVSHLRYDVIEANFFSGTLANAYGMDVLDLHFQFRFSLQHRTWDGVHWNALAHRKITSLLLEHSAQAWGVTMQLAVVEHSQDSSQLLANENSKPAERRPSRRNFSSGEEFSNDFQPFSFLNNPQPRAYQLPPPGLKNGFSYGPPDKHHQQNVMRRRHVRHHYAPYTHPNHGQNSHHGHHGHDGHHGYHGHHGYHSHHGHDSHHGHYSHNGHHYYY